The DNA region CAAATGATTTCAGTACATACCATCATTAGGCATTGTTAGAATGGGTATTTGGGTAATGGAGCCTGTTCTTCCTTCAATACGCCCAGCACGCTCATATATTGTCGCCAGATCAGTATACATATATCCAGGATAACCACGTCTACCTGGAACCTCCTCTCGGGCTGCTGATACCTACATATGGGTACAATTCCCATGTAGCGTTATTGTAAATCATAAAAAGTTAAGACAAATGACAGCAATTTACCAATTTCTTAGTTAAAAgtaaaaaacataaaatggGAGATACAAGACtaccaaattaaaacttttccCAACTTGCCGTTTCACAAGAACATAAGAAGCTAATAGAAACATTAAGGTATATTTTCAAGATTCTACCATCAGATCATGACCAAAATCAACAAAACTTTTGGCATTTTTGGCAGTGGCAACATGACAAAACAAAACTTGTGAACTCCTACCATCAGATCATGACCAAAAACATACAAATTTTCATTATATGGTACACTCGAAGTTTCTACAGCATTGTGGCACTAACAGAACATGTAGCTTTTTAGGTTTTAGTTCATTCCAGCAGGAAAAGCCACAATTACATAGATGACACATGGTAACGTGCAGCATGGCTACATAATTCATGAATCTTTGAGTTGAAAAAGTATATCTTCTAGTCATCAACAAAACAGCAGCAGAACGAAGTATTTCCAATAAAGAGCTGGTTGCAAAACTAATATGAACTCAGAATATAATACATGATACAAGATATAAAGCTCAATACCTCACGAAGTGCATCTGCATATGAGCTCATATCTGTCAAGATGACAAGTACATGTTTCCCGCATTCATATGCCAAATACTCTGCTGTTGTTAGTGCAATGCGAGGGGTGATAATTCGTTCAATGGTAGGATCATTtgcctgcaaaaaaaaaagtagggcATTAAAAATATGCTTTGCTTGTTATTAACtagatcaaatttaaaatatgcTTAGCTTGTCACAAAGCAGGTCCGATTTTAGTCAAGACATCTAAAACCTTATAGGATAAATAGTGGTGATcttagcaaataaaattaaaataataaatgaaTCTGGATTACTAGTCACTGTAAGTACCAGATTCAGAAAAAGGGTGACCCGCTCCATTGAACCATTCTCTTCAAAATCGCGTTTGAAGAATTGGGCTGTTTCCATGTTCACTCCCATAGCAGCAAACACAATAGCAAAATTGTCGTCTTCACCACCCTGGAGGTTAAAGAGTAAATAAGTGTCAAAAAATGCtgctaattttttatgaaatatacATACGAGGTGTGGGTGATGCAATCTGGTGTTAGTTACCTCTGCATGCTTGCTTTTCTCCAAGCGCTTCACAAGACCAGCCTGACGGCAAATCTGAGCAGCAATCTCATTGTGAGGAAGCCCAGCAGCAGAAAAAAGGGGAATCTTTTGCCCTCGAGCAATGGAGTTCATGACATCGATGGTGGATATCCCTGTTTGGATCATCTCCTCTGGATAGGTTCTCTCACTGGGGTTAATAGAGCTTCCTGGAATAAACATCAGGGTACATGATTATGATGATTTAACATCATCCGTACTTCAAAAATCTGTGTCCACTCGATGAACATGCACTTAGCCATGGGATTCTTTTGGTAATAAAAACAGTGTGATTGTGCGCAgaaataactcaccggataTATCCAAGTAGGCTTCAGGCAATATCGGGGGGCCATTGTCAATAGGTTTTCCAGAACCATTAAAAATCCTCCCAAGCATATCAAGTGAGACGGGAGTTTTCAAAACCTATAAGGGATATAGCAACATACCATACATAGTTAAAGTTAAACAAGGTAGCAACTTctcaatatataaatatacaaacaaGGAGAAGGAAAACAATTCGTATTGTTTCAGATTTCAGTCTGGAAGTTTCATCCTGCACACCTTATTTTTCCAACAGATGCAATTGGCATTCCTTAATCAACATGACTTAAGAGATCTTAACATTGAAAACATGTAATTATAAACACCTCTGTGGATTTTGTTTATGAGATACACCCCCCCAAAGTGAAAGCATTTTTCACACTAACACTACGTAGTAGTTCAAAGAGTTTGGCCTATTGGAGAATATTTTATCAGTACGTAACCGGCAAATAAAGTGACAAGAAGATATGTGTGGATAAGAGGCAAGGTACCTCGCCTGTGAATTGCACAGTAGTATATTTAATGTCTATTCCTGAAGTGCCTTCAAACACCTGAAGAATAAAGTAGTTCAGTAAAAACATAGATAACTCAATTTTATGTGTACTTAAAAATAGACCTAACCTAACCATATTGCAAATACAAATTGAATAAACAATTGTTATGTAAGGACAATCAAGATCAAGTCAATGTTTGTCATAAAATAGAGAACAGAAAAATGAAATAACCTGCACAACAGCTTTTTCACCATCAACTTCCAGAACTTGACCACGCCGAGTGGTGCCATCTCCAAGTCGGATGTTTACAATTTCCTGATACTTTGGGCCCTAAAGATAGTTATATGGAATAGTAAGTACAAGAGGCTAGCAGAATAGGCTGTTCAAAATTTATGGTGCTATGCTGACAGCTGCAACTTGGAGAAAAATATACGGACCTTTACTTTATCCAAGATAACCAGAGGTCCTGCCACACCAGAGACGGTTCTGTACTCTGCATAAGTAGATATATACATTCTAACTAGTAAGCATCATCTTTGTTAGGCTGAAAACATGTTCTTCAAAGAGCATGTAAAACAGACTGGGCAAATGAGCTCTCATtaaggaaaagaaaacgaaGATAACTTCCACACATCAGATTTACATTCAAAAGAATAAGTGATCCTAAACTTAACTTAAAAGGACCTGCAATATGTATACAACTAAAAGAAGAATCTACCACTTGCAATGGCAATGACACATGGCCATATACCCAGGTGTATGTAACACAAAAACCAGTATCTCATGAAATTTGCACTTTTGGATGTGGCATGAATCAGAATTTCTCAGAAATCAATATAAGCAAATGAATGAACATTTGCAAACTCAAAGCGTGAACTAGCAAGAGTTCCAGAGTTGAAGACCTGATATAATGCCGCATAATTCAAACTGCACAGCTACACAAGCTAGTTGTGTACAATGAACTAAATGCATCCTTTGGCATACTATGGTTGTATACTTCAACAAAAGCTCTGTGACTGAGATCTGTGCTATTCGGATAACCTAAAGTGTTAAACATAGATACCAAACTACCACATTATCCAATGATCCATTATCTTGTAGATTAAGCTCTTTTTTTAGATGAGGTTAAGCTCATTTACATGCAAGGAGTTTGTCTTCTCAAAGCgtcgatattttttttttatcagcacAACAAGCTAGTTGTCCCTACACACATAAGCTGGCATCCTCACAGTGCGCGGCCTATGTGACTAGGAACCACCGTATCAACTACTGAGCGCACAAACTGTGATACCAAGAGTCAAAGACACGCTACATGATCTTGGATTTCGTTGCTTGTGCTATAAGACTCACCCATGCCAATCTCCAGGGTTCCCTCCTCCATGTCGGCGCCATCCTTCACCAGACCCATGCTGAGCAACCTGCTGAGAACAACACCAACCACACCATCAGAATCGAGAAAACAAACTGATCCGTGTTGCCTACAATCACGCAGATCACTTCAGCACTTCTGATCCAGGAACACCCCAATTCTCCGGAAAATAAACCGAGATTACTACTCCTCCACCCACGCAGCAAACAAATCAGCGACAAATTGGAAGGGAAAGAGCACACATCCATCCCACAAAGAAAGATTTGGGTTCCAGGGATCAGGGGAAGACTCTGCAGGACACAACGAGCAATCTGCCCAGCCAAAACCATGGCATCCTCACCAACACGAGAAGGGATCAGCTCAGGTCCGGATGGATCTCCACCGCACGCCACGCCAGCGGCGTCCAGGGTGGGGTGACGAGGGCGACGTGGAGGACTAtgtgaggaggaagagaaggaggcgtaGCTGCGGCCGAAAAAAGGGTACCTGGATCTGGATCGCGGCGCCGAGGGCGGTGGAGAGCCtgcggggaggaggtggtggtgcggTGGTAGATCGGATAGGCGACGACACGATACAgctgggaaggagaggaggggagaagACGAGCAATTAATGGACGAAACAGTATAATTGAGAAGGGTCCGTTTTGCGTGTTCGCCCCGGACGAATATGAAATTTCCGAAGAGATCCCAAACGCGCATCATGTGTGCACTTGTTTTTTCATAAaggaaattttattttaatatctGCATAGCACGAATGtatgtagaaaaaaaaataggaaaaagaatGCGTGGAACTTATTCCGACAAGGGAAGAAACTAATGCAAGTTCTATGGAGGGGGCATCAATCTTAAGTCTAGATTATAATCCAAACAGggtaaaaaaaactctatggtCGTTCACTTTAAGTGTGCGTACATTGTTGCCACCATATCTTGATGATCCTGCTACTGCAGCATAGACCATATACGGAGCCAGCGTGTACATGTATAAATAACCTAGTATAGTGCAGAAAGATGGCACGGATGCATGTGATGATTTGATGTTGGCGACCCTAGGCGAAATCGTTGGAGCATCATAGTTCCTTTTTGCCACATGTATCATCCCTCTCGCCATAGAGTTTGCATCTATTCCTGAAGTTTCATCCTCCAATGGTAGTGCATGTAGACGACCACTTGGTTTGCAGGGAAAGAGGTAGTGTGAATTCTCACTGCATTGGTAACCCATCGGGTTACTGCCGATCCCACAGCCAGCTGAGTCAAGAGATCGCGCTTATCAGTTGCCCCGGACATCGCATCTGTCGCATATATCCGTTAGCAGACCCTAAACTCCCAATAGGGGTGTTTGGGACATCCACGGCCACCGAAATTGATGCACTAGCAAGAGCAACTCTATCGGGCTCATTGGCATTCATAGGAGCCGAGCACTTTTCGTACTCATTGAGATTTGTCACCGAACTGAGGCGTGTTGCATTCATGACAGCAACCACACCACTCCTTAGGATGGATGATGTTGACCAAGTGTTGTCGCTAGGCTGTCTGGTGTGCCCATTGCCGTCGATGAGGGTAGCATGACGGTGCAATCGGGTGAGGCCAACGTTATGCTGGGTAGCACAGGCGCCTGGCTAGACGGCTCAGCGGGCACTTCGTTGTGCCTAATTGAAGGGGGTGCCACAGTGGGAGATGCGGCCCCTCTTGCGCATGCCACAACAGTCGCACCTCACTTGATGGTAGGCGATGCGCTCGAGGAAGGTTTTGGCAATGCAGCCAAGACGAGCATTGTTGCAGGAGAGGTGTCGACCCCCTCCAACATGGCCTCATCCGCCGGTGACTACCCACCCACTAACGAAGCTCATCTTGCGTTGGAGCTGCAGTTCGCGCCGACCACCGTTGCCTTTGCACTTACTAAATGGGCCTTCATCTCGCACCCCTCAACAACCTTCTAGTCGACCATGGAGGCATCGAGCTCACCACCTGTTGAGACTGGTCTAAGGAATAGACCAATCTCAGCTATGTGTTGAGTCTGAaaatcaatctcaatatatagtgacttcattgatgataatcattacatcCAATTTAATCATTTTCAAATTATCTTACAAAAGAGACATTCGAGGGTTGAAGGAAACAAATAAAATTGTAGTGGGATCCTACCCCTACTGATGAGAGAGATTCAAATATCAGCATCAAAGACCGCGGAGCTTCGGCCCATCCATGGTACTCCGAGATCATGTCTTTTGACACCTAGGTGAGGCCCTTGTTGGTAGAGCCTCTGCTGGTACCACTAGCAATCCCACCGCCTAAGGTGGAGCCATCACCGGTGTTGAGGTTGCCTTGGCCATGGCCTACCATGACGATGTGCGCAAAAGTGAGGTGGGGTTGGGTCGGGCACAACAATGTCAGGCGTTTGGAAAGAGATGGTGCCACAATGCTGCACGAGGAAACTTTGTGCAACcgattgattgattgatgttCCCATACGTCGCAAAAATATTTCTTTCCAATTCCTACCCCGTGGGCAACCCTGATCAACAGTGAGAGGGATGTG from Phragmites australis chromosome 8, lpPhrAust1.1, whole genome shotgun sequence includes:
- the LOC133926918 gene encoding V-type proton ATPase subunit B 1 — translated: MGLVKDGADMEEGTLEIGMEYRTVSGVAGPLVILDKVKGPKYQEIVNIRLGDGTTRRGQVLEVDGEKAVVQVFEGTSGIDIKYTTVQFTGEVLKTPVSLDMLGRIFNGSGKPIDNGPPILPEAYLDISGSSINPSERTYPEEMIQTGISTIDVMNSIARGQKIPLFSAAGLPHNEIAAQICRQAGLVKRLEKSKHAEGGEDDNFAIVFAAMGVNMETAQFFKRDFEENGSMERVTLFLNLANDPTIERIITPRIALTTAEYLAYECGKHVLVILTDMSSYADALREVSAAREEVPGRRGYPGYMYTDLATIYERAGRIEGRTGSITQIPILTMPNDDITHPTPDLTGYITEGQIYIDRQLHNRQIYPPINVLPSLSRLMKSAIGEGMTRRDHSDVSNQLYANYAIGKDVQAMKAVVGEEALSSEDLLYLEFLDKFERKFVTQGAYDTRNIFQSLDLAWTLLRIFPRELLHRIPAKTLDQYYSRDAAH